The genomic DNA CGTGGACGTGCCGAACCTGCACGAAGCGCTCATGAAGGTCCAAGATCAGCTCACCGGTTGGAACCAGTGGACAACATCGAAACGCAACCCGGTCATCCCGCCCGGTGTCGAATCACTCGCCGACGACACACACAAGCTCTATGAGGATCTCAACCGCCTGCAGGATATGTTGGCCCCGGCCTCGACCGAAGCCCATCACCTGACCAAGATTGATCCGGGTGAACTCCACGATGTGTTGAGCCAACTCGTCAACGACGCCCAAACCCTGCACACCCTGCCCGAGCGCACCATTGTCATTGATCAGCTCACCGAACAAGGGCTGGATGAACTGCTGGTTGACTTCCAAGCGCGCGGCGTTACCGCCGACCAGGTCACCCTCGAACTTGAGGTCGCATGGTGGCAATCAGCGCTTGAAGCGATGATTTCAGCCGACGAACACCTGGCCGCAACCACCGGCAAGCAGTTGACCCGGTTGGAAGAAGAATTCCGCATCGCCGACACCGCCCATTTGGAATCCGGTCCGTCGCGGGTGCGTCATCAGCTGGCCACCCGGTGGGAACAAGCCACCAACAACTATCCCGATGCTGCCGGATCGTTGCGCAAATTACTGCGCACCGGTGGCGCAAACGTTGATACCATCCTGCGGATCAATCCGAAACTGCTCCAACCGCTGGTCCCGATCCTGACCACTTCGCCGCTGGCATTGGCCGAATTACCAGCCGACATCACCTTCGATACCGTGCTCGTACTAGATGCCGAAACCATCGGGCTGGCAACCGGGCTCGGAGCGATTTCGCGGGCCGAGCAGGTCGTGGCCTTCGGGGATACGGTCTCCGGCAGACCGGTAAGCTTCCAAGTCTCCATTGACCCCACGGCACGCTCCGCGCAGCCACGCCAGGCCGAGTCAGTCCACCAGGCGCTCAGCCGGGTCCTGCCCGCCACCCCGCTGAAGATCATGCACCGGGGTGTCAACCAGTATCTGGCACGCACCCTGGGTGATCAGCTCTACGACGGGGGACTCGACCGCGCTCCCACGCCGCAAGAAATTTCCACCAGTACCCAAACCGGCATTCACGCCGAATACCTCACCGAACCGGGCAGCCCGGGGATGGGCGACGACGGGGTTGAATCCACGACCGCAGAAGTCACCCGCACCGTGGATGCGGTCTTTGAACACTTCCGTGATCACCCGGAAGAATCCCTGGCCGTGATCGCCTCAAATACGGCACACGCGCGCCGGATTGCCGAATCCATTCGCTACAACCTGCCCAATCACCGGTGGGCTACCAAATTCTTTAGCGCCGAGACCTCACCCAACGGGCAAGGCTTCGTGGTGGCACCAATGGAACGCGCCCACGGCCTGGTAGCCGACCACGTGATTTTCACGCTGGGTTATGGTCGAACCGCCACCGGCAAAGTGGTTCACCATTTCGGACCGCTCTCCGAACACCACGGCATCGAATACTACGCCACCGCGTTCACGCGGGCACGGCAACGCCTGACCATTTTCACCGCCATCCACCCGCAAGAAATCAACTTCGACAGCCTGATGTCCGGAGCGTATTTCTTCTGGGAACTGTTGGTGAACCTGCCAGCGACCGTTGGCCAACCCGTCAACGAACCACAATCCACCTCCCTGGATTGTCTAACCGACGACTTCGTCCAGCATCTAGCCACCAGGGGAGCGGCGCACAAATTTGACCAGCGCGGCTTCACTGACCTGCTGCTGTATAACCCCGATGGGCACCGCCCTGACTTCCATATCGATGAAAACTACCTGCCGGTGGCCGTCGGATATGATGGCTCCACCCGATACCACCACACGCCCGTGCGGACCCGCACCAGAACGATTCCGGCGCAGCTGTCCCGCCTGGGTTGGCAAAACGCTGGGCTCTGGGCCATCGATGTCTTCACCGACCCCCTCGGTGTCGCCGATGCATTCACCGACAAATTACACCTGACAGCACTGCCCACACCGGACAATGGCAGTGATCTTTTCTATGACGACCTCTAAACAACCCAATGAAGCAGACCGGGCCAAAGCCCGCCGCAGGCCCAGACGTGCCACCGTGGCAGGCACCGGCCCTGCGAGTGCTGACGGGCCAGAACCCCGCTTAGACCAACTGCAGCCCGAAGCAAAGAAGCCCGATCCGAAGCTTTCTGCCCGCGATCGGGCGATCATGGACGAGAAACCGCCGCACTACTAAACCCACATCAACCCGGTCTCAGCAGTCACGACCGCTTGAACCGGCAGATCATGTTGCTCCACCGGAAACGCTTCTGCCCGGGCATCTACGAACTCATAGTCAAATACCGGTGTCACCAAAAACGGTAGTCGCGTAGTCAGATCGGGCAGCGCGGCAAGAAAACGGTCATAGTATCCGCCACCTTTGCCTAATCGAAAACCGGCTGAATCCACGGCAAGGGCCGGCACGAGGATCACATCGGCATCGGCGACAGCTTCGGGACCGAAACGTTCACCCACCGGCTCCTGAATGGGCCCCAACGCCGATTGTTCCATCGGCACATCAGGCGCCCACTGGACCCACGACATGGAGCGATCCGCATGTGAGATGGGTACCCAAATCTGGACCCCATCAGCGTGCAAGGCCTCCATGACAGGATCCGTATCCGGCTCGGTCCCAAATTTGATGGTCATCGCCACCTTGCCGGTGGGACGCTCTGCACTATCCAAACCGCGATACCAATCCAGTAAAACGGTACAGATCGCTTCAGATTGACGCGCTCGCTCGCGCTGGCCAAGCTGCTTGCGTTGACTAAAGAAGCGTTTGCGTAACTGGTCTTTGAGTTCAGCAGTCATAGTCTTATTGTGACACCGTGCCGGACACAACCAAACACATCATCTGCCCTGCAGACCTACAATGGTGGATCATGACTCGTTTTGCTGCTTTGCCCACGATCTGGCCGGTGATCCTCCAACATAGGGATTTGCAACTGGCCCCACTGCGTCACGCCCACCGCAAGCAGTGGCATGATGTCCGAAGGCGCAACGCAGCATGGTTGACCCCCTGGGAAACCACCGACCCGACCGGCAACCCGCCGATCATGAGCTATGGGTCCATGATTCGAGCTCATAACCGCGATGGCAGGGCCGGCCAATCGTATCCGTGGGCGATCTTTCGAACCACCAACGCCACGACCACCCTGGTGGGACAGCTCATCGCAGGCCCGGTGTTATGGGGGTCCATGCGCTCCACGAGCTTGGGCTACTGGGTGGACCAGGCCCACGCCGGACAAAATATTGTGCCCACCGCTGTGGCGTTAGCCAGTGATTATCTGTTCACCCGGGTTGGACTGCATCGCATCGAAATCAACATTGTGCCCAGCAACACCGCATCACTGCGTGTCGTGGAAAAATTAGGTTTCCGTTCCGAGGGACTACGCAAGGACTATATTCACATCAACGGCCAATGGCGAGACCATCAATCCTTTGCCTTGACAAAAGATGAAATCCCTGCTGAGGGCCTACTTTCCCGACTGAAGTAACCGTCTTCACTCTCAAACCAGCAACACACGAAGAAAACCCGGGGGCTTCTGGAAAGCTCGGTATATCGTATGGAGAGTGGACACCCG from Enteractinococcus fodinae includes the following:
- a CDS encoding DUF4011 domain-containing protein; translation: MSREQEDVDQDVTALSTDELDTSMEVAATESEPIEAEVDPAEIASAEADPVEVAERDFSRWLAEIATGTETDTMLRYAPTNSNSIDITHSQPSGLTQFLSARRTRLTTLMRDQPEMQRNIKTAEAIDTKVQELLDDRGINVGYLAAGLATWRVSENGVNQQLSAPVLLAPVRLAARANRDDYDVQIVGAARLNPALVRFFADNYGLTLDPQILEESAYTTAKLEPLPALELLRSQAAKLRGLVVEHRLLISTFADLSDTASRDVVDPDHDIINALYEVGAGTEEAGFADEAPELTHETTPLDERDPADETLVVDLDRSQQTAVDHIVAGESLVVSTPPGTGQTQTAVAAAVGLATQGKRVLVLAEKTSTLNEFCHRLAGIQLDPLVLSVQADTGPKDVTEQLIRSLLSAERAKEPAVRRIHETLREVRQQLVDHTHSLHEVRERWQCSPIQAMNELVKLMNADPAPATSVRLKRSVLDATVDRQEVAEQLRYAAQLGAFDQSATESPWYGARLRNVHEAEAALELAEQVHQDLSDVAPRLESAMAHAQLTIGNNVTEWTRQVELLREVRDTLDKFTPDIFDRPVTDLIAATASGSWRKQHGIDMSAMTRTRLRWLAREYIRPGVDVPNLHEALMKVQDQLTGWNQWTTSKRNPVIPPGVESLADDTHKLYEDLNRLQDMLAPASTEAHHLTKIDPGELHDVLSQLVNDAQTLHTLPERTIVIDQLTEQGLDELLVDFQARGVTADQVTLELEVAWWQSALEAMISADEHLAATTGKQLTRLEEEFRIADTAHLESGPSRVRHQLATRWEQATNNYPDAAGSLRKLLRTGGANVDTILRINPKLLQPLVPILTTSPLALAELPADITFDTVLVLDAETIGLATGLGAISRAEQVVAFGDTVSGRPVSFQVSIDPTARSAQPRQAESVHQALSRVLPATPLKIMHRGVNQYLARTLGDQLYDGGLDRAPTPQEISTSTQTGIHAEYLTEPGSPGMGDDGVESTTAEVTRTVDAVFEHFRDHPEESLAVIASNTAHARRIAESIRYNLPNHRWATKFFSAETSPNGQGFVVAPMERAHGLVADHVIFTLGYGRTATGKVVHHFGPLSEHHGIEYYATAFTRARQRLTIFTAIHPQEINFDSLMSGAYFFWELLVNLPATVGQPVNEPQSTSLDCLTDDFVQHLATRGAAHKFDQRGFTDLLLYNPDGHRPDFHIDENYLPVAVGYDGSTRYHHTPVRTRTRTIPAQLSRLGWQNAGLWAIDVFTDPLGVADAFTDKLHLTALPTPDNGSDLFYDDL
- a CDS encoding 5-formyltetrahydrofolate cyclo-ligase translates to MTAELKDQLRKRFFSQRKQLGQRERARQSEAICTVLLDWYRGLDSAERPTGKVAMTIKFGTEPDTDPVMEALHADGVQIWVPISHADRSMSWVQWAPDVPMEQSALGPIQEPVGERFGPEAVADADVILVPALAVDSAGFRLGKGGGYYDRFLAALPDLTTRLPFLVTPVFDYEFVDARAEAFPVEQHDLPVQAVVTAETGLMWV
- a CDS encoding GNAT family N-acetyltransferase, which translates into the protein MTRFAALPTIWPVILQHRDLQLAPLRHAHRKQWHDVRRRNAAWLTPWETTDPTGNPPIMSYGSMIRAHNRDGRAGQSYPWAIFRTTNATTTLVGQLIAGPVLWGSMRSTSLGYWVDQAHAGQNIVPTAVALASDYLFTRVGLHRIEINIVPSNTASLRVVEKLGFRSEGLRKDYIHINGQWRDHQSFALTKDEIPAEGLLSRLK